One genomic segment of Anaerobiospirillum thomasii includes these proteins:
- the trkA gene encoding Trk system potassium transporter TrkA, producing MNIIIIGATSAGIELAEYLVSGGHAVTLVDNPSETMAQIGNRLDLRVVQGVPSWPSVLRKAGAENAELLVATTPEDEMNIAACSIAASLFRVPRKIARIRSPDYLIEADEIFGSHAIPIDHVISPEHITSELILDLLELPGTTAVGSFCDDRIIIASARCAKGGKLIGHSINKIYELESKAKIMAVYRNNELIKDYDNEVLAPSDIVFFCCERVRAMSLLSALIPLEPTGKYITIAGGSHTADELARLLSSKYKVKLIEPDMQRSSKTADKLHDTSVEVYCADPTNLDFIAEEHIDKSDRFIAADLSDETNIISALMLSRRNKVKTIAVIRNENFHELAKGPGREIDIIISPREAIISAILSHIRQEGVERMSLFRQGKSEGIELLIQGSKVTSKVVGKGVNDINLPPGVTLGLVLRNKVVHVVDDNYRFEDGDRVVAYLHDHKHMRQLVKLIRPRSFWIPKW from the coding sequence ATGAATATCATCATTATAGGTGCAACCTCTGCAGGTATTGAACTTGCAGAATATCTTGTATCTGGCGGACATGCTGTAACACTGGTGGACAATCCATCTGAAACCATGGCACAGATAGGTAACCGTCTTGATCTGCGTGTGGTGCAGGGAGTGCCTTCATGGCCTTCTGTGCTGCGCAAGGCCGGCGCTGAAAATGCCGAGCTTTTAGTGGCCACCACTCCTGAAGATGAGATGAATATTGCAGCCTGCTCCATTGCCGCATCTTTATTCAGAGTGCCTCGTAAAATTGCAAGAATCAGATCTCCAGACTATCTGATTGAAGCGGATGAGATTTTCGGCTCACATGCCATACCTATTGATCATGTTATATCCCCAGAGCATATTACCTCAGAGCTTATACTGGATCTGCTGGAGCTGCCTGGCACCACAGCTGTAGGTTCATTCTGCGATGACAGAATTATTATTGCATCAGCAAGATGTGCCAAAGGTGGCAAGCTTATAGGTCATAGCATCAATAAAATCTATGAGCTTGAGAGTAAAGCCAAGATTATGGCAGTCTATAGAAACAATGAGCTTATCAAAGATTATGACAATGAGGTGCTGGCTCCTTCAGATATAGTCTTTTTCTGCTGTGAGCGTGTCAGAGCCATGTCACTGCTCTCTGCTCTTATTCCTCTTGAGCCTACAGGCAAGTACATTACCATTGCAGGTGGCTCGCATACAGCTGATGAACTGGCCCGCCTGCTCTCTAGCAAATATAAGGTAAAGCTTATTGAACCTGACATGCAGCGCTCATCAAAGACTGCTGACAAACTACATGACACCTCAGTTGAGGTCTATTGTGCCGACCCTACTAATCTTGATTTTATAGCAGAGGAGCATATAGATAAGTCAGACAGATTTATTGCAGCAGATCTTTCAGATGAAACCAATATCATCTCGGCTCTTATGCTCTCAAGACGCAACAAGGTCAAGACCATTGCTGTTATCAGAAATGAAAACTTCCATGAGCTGGCTAAAGGTCCTGGCCGTGAAATTGATATTATTATCTCACCACGCGAGGCTATTATTTCTGCAATTCTCTCCCATATAAGACAAGAGGGCGTGGAGCGCATGAGTCTGTTCAGACAGGGCAAATCTGAGGGTATTGAGCTTTTAATTCAGGGTAGCAAGGTTACCTCAAAAGTTGTAGGCAAAGGTGTCAATGATATCAATCTGCCTCCTGGCGTTACCCTGGGCCTGGTGCTTAGAAACAAGGTTGTCCATGTTGTAGATGACAACTACAGATTTGAAGATGGCGACAGAGTTGTGGCTTATCTGCATGATCATAAGCATATGCGACAGCTCGTTAAACTGATTCGACCAAGATCTTTCTGGATTCCAAAATGGTAG
- a CDS encoding TrkH family potassium uptake protein produces the protein MVVSLKTVARLLGPAILFTGIIAMIPATVAVVNSTPGAFGFFSVTGLSVAIFYLLRIYSRGHKLTITLREMFLFTASLWFSITMLSAIPFWIMLDDISYCESLFEAASGLSTTGATAINHLNIRPPSILLWRSMLQYLGGLGFVVIAVAVLPNVASGGMNIFKTESTSFDISAKLTPHIKTMAFYFLALYLFLLIACTICYMLGGLDFFLAITSALSTVSTGGMMILDESMTFMPPAVHYTAIVFMIIGSLPFLLILAAISGNLSLLYKDQQVRAFIKIIAVCTAVVTATLFFQNDYDFEKAFRVALFNIVSVISTSGFALEDFASWNETASFVFFIILAIGGCSSSTSGGIKVFRLVVAMSMFKAQLFKSLHPHSVSMPRFNSNIVGSDTLRSIITYFVAYILALLISSFAATSLGLTLSDSFSASMTCLSNVGPAMGPTLTPAGNFAGLSDPLYLIFAFDMILGRLEIIPVILCMTSIFWRK, from the coding sequence ATGGTAGTAAGCTTAAAAACAGTAGCAAGACTGTTAGGTCCTGCTATTTTATTTACCGGAATTATTGCCATGATTCCTGCAACTGTTGCTGTAGTGAACAGTACACCAGGAGCTTTTGGCTTTTTTTCCGTTACAGGTCTTTCTGTAGCTATATTTTATCTGCTACGTATCTACTCACGAGGTCACAAGCTTACTATAACCCTGCGCGAAATGTTTTTATTTACAGCATCTTTATGGTTTTCAATAACCATGCTCTCGGCTATTCCATTCTGGATCATGCTAGATGATATAAGCTACTGTGAATCTCTCTTTGAGGCAGCCTCTGGCCTGTCAACCACAGGCGCCACTGCCATCAATCATCTTAATATCAGACCTCCTTCCATATTATTGTGGCGATCAATGCTGCAATATCTAGGAGGTCTGGGCTTCGTGGTTATTGCTGTTGCTGTACTGCCAAATGTAGCCTCTGGCGGTATGAACATATTTAAAACAGAATCAACATCTTTTGATATCAGTGCCAAGCTGACACCGCACATTAAAACCATGGCCTTTTATTTTCTGGCCCTGTATCTGTTTTTACTTATAGCATGCACTATATGCTATATGCTAGGCGGCCTTGACTTCTTTCTTGCTATAACCTCTGCCTTATCTACAGTATCTACAGGCGGCATGATGATTCTTGATGAATCTATGACTTTTATGCCACCTGCAGTGCACTATACTGCCATTGTCTTTATGATTATAGGATCTCTGCCTTTTCTTTTGATACTGGCAGCCATCTCTGGCAATTTATCCTTACTTTATAAAGATCAGCAGGTACGTGCCTTTATTAAAATAATAGCTGTCTGTACTGCCGTAGTCACAGCCACTTTATTCTTTCAAAACGATTATGATTTTGAAAAAGCCTTCAGAGTGGCTCTGTTTAATATTGTATCTGTAATCTCAACTTCAGGATTTGCTCTTGAGGATTTTGCCTCATGGAATGAAACAGCCTCCTTTGTCTTTTTCATTATTCTGGCAATAGGAGGCTGTTCAAGCTCCACCTCTGGCGGTATCAAAGTCTTCAGACTGGTGGTGGCCATGTCCATGTTCAAAGCTCAGCTCTTTAAAAGTCTGCACCCTCACAGTGTCAGCATGCCGCGCTTTAACTCAAACATTGTAGGTTCAGATACTCTGCGCTCTATAATCACCTACTTTGTGGCCTATATTCTGGCGTTGCTCATATCAAGCTTTGCAGCTACAAGCCTTGGCTTAACTCTCTCAGATAGCTTTTCTGCCTCAATGACCTGTCTGTCAAATGTAGGACCAGCTATGGGCCCAACTCTTACCCCTGCAGGTAATTTTGCAGGTCTTAGTGATCCTCTGTATCTTATCTTTGCCTTTGATATGATTTTAGGCCGTCTTGAGATTATTCCTGTAATTTTATGTATGACTTCAATCTTCTGGAGAAAATAG
- a CDS encoding VOC family protein, with the protein MSHIAFALGSQDAVDRMTKRLKDDGFEVISGPRVTGDGYYESAITIIEGNTIELTV; encoded by the coding sequence TTGTCACATATCGCTTTTGCTCTTGGCTCACAAGATGCTGTAGATAGGATGACCAAGAGGCTTAAAGATGATGGTTTTGAGGTTATTTCAGGACCTAGGGTGACAGGTGATGGCTACTATGAAAGTGCCATCACCATAATTGAGGGTAATACCATTGAGCTTACTGTCTAA
- the menA gene encoding 1,4-dihydroxy-2-naphthoate octaprenyltransferase: MLKHWISEARPRTLLLALTNCAVGCGLGFYYGAVNLYNLIVALLIIITGVLLQIIANLANDYGDAYKNADRATRQGPIRGVMTGAISLMDLKKAMTYTIILASITGTACAMMSLYNNVTMLSVFLFIGMIAIVAAIGYTVGMAYGYKSLGDVSVFIFFGLAAVIAPQVMIANISGGGIEIYPDSWFLAVSVGMGSVMVLHVANMRDIQEDKITGKRTIASRLGPKFSAYCHIVFFIVAALTSFAGCYISHKGWQISILTISLFPLLASVTRVLKYATDSKKIAKELKYTLLGVSIHNVAWLVVLIVDFWFYF, encoded by the coding sequence ATGTTAAAGCATTGGATTTCTGAGGCACGTCCGCGCACACTGCTGCTGGCTCTTACCAACTGTGCTGTAGGCTGCGGTCTTGGCTTCTATTATGGTGCCGTAAATTTATATAATCTTATTGTCGCACTGCTGATTATCATAACAGGAGTGCTACTGCAGATTATAGCCAATCTGGCCAACGATTACGGTGATGCCTATAAAAATGCAGACAGAGCTACAAGACAGGGACCTATTCGTGGCGTTATGACAGGCGCCATATCTTTAATGGACCTGAAAAAGGCCATGACCTATACCATTATACTAGCAAGTATAACCGGAACGGCCTGTGCCATGATGTCACTGTACAATAATGTAACTATGCTTTCAGTCTTTTTATTTATAGGCATGATAGCTATAGTTGCTGCTATCGGCTACACTGTGGGCATGGCCTATGGATATAAGTCATTGGGTGATGTATCTGTTTTTATCTTCTTTGGTCTGGCCGCAGTTATAGCCCCTCAGGTTATGATTGCCAATATCAGCGGTGGGGGTATAGAAATATATCCTGACAGCTGGTTTTTAGCCGTAAGTGTGGGCATGGGCTCTGTTATGGTGTTGCATGTTGCCAATATGCGCGATATTCAGGAAGACAAGATCACAGGTAAAAGAACGATAGCCTCAAGACTTGGTCCTAAGTTTTCAGCCTATTGTCATATAGTCTTTTTTATAGTCGCCGCTCTGACTTCATTTGCAGGCTGCTATATCTCTCACAAAGGCTGGCAGATTTCCATTCTGACCATTTCACTGTTTCCTCTTCTTGCCTCTGTTACACGCGTTTTAAAGTATGCAACAGATTCAAAGAAGATTGCCAAGGAATTAAAATACACTCTGCTTGGTGTATCAATTCATAATGTGGCCTGGCTTGTGGTTCTGATTGTAGATTTCTGGTTCTACTTCTAA
- a CDS encoding PP2C family protein-serine/threonine phosphatase has translation MKYRKHIRFFCVSLVFALSFLSVCSLFLYNRHKNTDYVETYQAELLNVINFAFRDHVQSCEKNFNLTRSTYKDLLKEQAFALNANLNNIITLQQEQNKREEANQENSDQTQNGAEEKTAADNDKRFIENDSRLIYKLKIFQKNLNAIGYDFLIANGSKIIFDPLNKSLTNAKTSKFSDESDVKDYYILNTDDKQFLSVVFTNSSQYNFVFIKDITNLEKELITDRKHITFLRNLFNELKESSGFEFLVINAKDGKTLTSSKNLSEVELDEKYFTALKDGSINNSSINIAAENYLATSSKLDGRDYYLVSLCDESYISSLSFDYIYFIIPPLVAFITFLLVPIVNTAVSLDINRHIEKFNDHIASLKKNYNAYHDGSLNNDVAPEFKQTAITIGMLLSAFDQYKSKKELEHSEKIVLDNKDEFIKLIQKNNLPNEKTIPSSKYMDISSYLLNGCSSTSNFYNTLRIDENNLSFIIGSVKTEDAYVKSYVMTMVNTMAKALLLNGMLPNRVLGFINNELTANSQENLQVNLYISILNEKTGNYICANAGHINPVIISNEPATLATADIDPALGSLYDVEYKEQKGKLIYGQCMIFLSESLITQTDDNNTQYGSERLYSKAIASYTADPSQLLYDIIVDLMKFKGSKAIESDITLLSVQRKNIE, from the coding sequence ATGAAGTACAGAAAGCATATCAGATTTTTTTGTGTTTCTTTAGTTTTTGCACTTTCCTTTTTGTCTGTATGCTCATTGTTTCTATATAACAGGCATAAAAATACCGATTACGTTGAGACCTATCAAGCCGAGCTGTTAAATGTCATCAACTTTGCCTTCAGAGATCATGTGCAAAGCTGTGAAAAGAACTTCAATCTAACCCGTAGCACCTATAAAGATCTGCTAAAGGAGCAGGCCTTTGCCTTAAATGCCAATCTCAACAACATCATAACCTTGCAGCAGGAACAGAACAAAAGAGAAGAGGCAAATCAGGAGAACAGCGATCAGACTCAGAATGGAGCTGAGGAAAAAACAGCTGCAGATAATGACAAGCGCTTTATTGAAAATGATTCAAGACTCATATATAAGCTTAAGATCTTCCAGAAGAATCTCAATGCCATAGGCTATGATTTTTTAATTGCCAATGGCTCAAAGATTATTTTTGATCCATTAAACAAAAGTCTGACTAATGCCAAAACCTCAAAATTTAGCGATGAGAGCGACGTCAAGGACTACTATATACTCAATACCGATGACAAGCAGTTTCTGTCTGTTGTCTTTACCAACTCAAGTCAGTACAACTTTGTATTTATCAAAGATATAACCAATCTGGAAAAAGAGCTTATTACCGACAGAAAGCATATTACCTTTTTAAGAAATCTGTTCAATGAGCTCAAAGAGTCATCAGGCTTTGAATTTCTTGTTATAAATGCAAAAGACGGCAAAACCTTAACCTCAAGCAAGAACCTAAGTGAGGTTGAGCTTGATGAAAAGTACTTTACAGCTCTCAAGGATGGCTCTATCAACAATAGCTCCATCAATATTGCAGCTGAAAACTATCTTGCAACCTCAAGCAAACTTGATGGCAGAGACTATTATCTTGTCAGCCTGTGTGATGAGTCATATATATCATCATTGAGTTTTGACTATATATACTTTATTATCCCGCCGCTGGTGGCCTTTATAACATTCCTGCTAGTTCCTATCGTCAATACCGCTGTAAGTCTTGATATAAACAGGCATATAGAGAAATTCAACGATCATATTGCTTCTCTTAAAAAAAATTACAATGCCTATCATGACGGCTCATTGAACAATGATGTGGCACCTGAATTCAAACAGACAGCCATAACCATAGGCATGCTGCTCTCAGCCTTTGATCAGTACAAATCTAAAAAAGAGCTTGAGCACAGTGAAAAAATTGTTCTTGATAATAAAGATGAGTTTATAAAGCTTATTCAAAAGAACAATCTGCCAAATGAAAAGACCATTCCGTCATCAAAGTATATGGACATAAGCTCCTATCTTTTAAACGGCTGTAGCTCTACAAGTAATTTTTATAACACACTGCGTATTGATGAAAATAATCTCTCCTTTATCATAGGTAGCGTCAAGACCGAAGATGCCTATGTAAAGAGTTATGTCATGACTATGGTAAATACCATGGCCAAAGCTCTTTTATTAAACGGTATGCTGCCAAACAGGGTGCTTGGTTTTATAAACAATGAGCTTACAGCCAACAGTCAGGAGAACCTGCAGGTAAATCTGTATATAAGCATACTCAACGAAAAGACAGGTAATTATATCTGCGCCAATGCAGGTCATATAAATCCAGTCATCATCTCTAATGAACCTGCCACCCTGGCAACAGCAGATATAGATCCTGCTCTTGGCTCTCTTTATGATGTAGAGTACAAAGAGCAAAAAGGCAAACTGATTTACGGTCAGTGCATGATCTTTCTGTCAGAGAGTCTTATTACACAGACTGATGACAATAATACACAGTACGGCAGTGAGCGCCTGTACAGCAAAGCTATTGCCAGCTACACTGCAGACCCTTCACAGCTTCTGTACGATATTATTGTGGATCTGATGAAATTCAAAGGCTCTAAGGCTATTGAAAGCGACATAACCTTATTATCTGTACAAAGAAAAAATATAGAGTAG
- a CDS encoding IS66 family transposase encodes MSKAVEQELKLQIQLLQKELEKTKQKNKEQELQIQQMNQEYHILKNDIPRYLMINRASVHALVKQLAVVAPAHVYDRICGVSDNSELLIELFQILCELVTSNAELKEFLFAHKFFAVPKIKPTASSSASGDDVKANVASTGDMHANAADGDEYSDSLPAKEQIHEQVESEKAKGLAISKKIMDTKNSIVNGINRFNKLVNSNNELASAMSREHKTPCPPARSGKSNGKQKSKASNLNTVEDKSAKSVEEILKDRICPNCGSTNIEVINKDASEILDSLAATGFVDKNNGVYKIVTPVVKAECKTCGFIDTIYTGALPLLPGRSISMNVITLMALMMSMGFAVNSFKKAFVKGMQLGNSTLYSSLITFSYLLIPLEKAITQELCKCNTLQFDETKFTHVIKGKGATTEYVPIACSSLPDAPLILFGPSGSRSKTKDFIQQFIGCDSALSGITTDAFATYGTFAQDNNIRHQSCLGHLMTKIRRSIELYYNTATCKAIDIDSVFENIEKNGYDLQDENQAMLVLHIIYGKLKQVFDVEKCAYNEYIQTKDQGSDYSSIRQRYRNTYSKELMQDVNTLFTSLATVYAVKKKKRYEKAQRISNVSTPVVYFMNNAQEFNAFIEHGMLDTTSMEAEHCAKSVAAARNAKLFIHSHDSGVAISRILSCVHTINRCGISDPIKFLQNVASYVMIQGVTKARVAAFNARELKSNPKSNRDDYNKPELYADIELPAHLIPWLSPECAARTFELKTE; translated from the coding sequence ATGTCAAAAGCAGTAGAGCAAGAGCTCAAACTTCAGATACAACTTCTTCAAAAAGAGCTTGAAAAAACCAAGCAGAAAAATAAAGAGCAGGAGTTGCAGATCCAGCAGATGAATCAGGAATACCACATACTGAAAAATGACATTCCTAGATACCTAATGATTAACAGAGCCTCTGTCCACGCTCTTGTCAAGCAACTTGCTGTTGTTGCTCCTGCACATGTGTACGACAGAATCTGTGGTGTCAGCGATAACTCTGAGCTTTTAATTGAGCTTTTCCAAATCTTATGTGAGCTGGTGACAAGCAATGCAGAATTAAAAGAATTTTTATTTGCACATAAGTTCTTTGCTGTTCCTAAAATCAAACCAACTGCCTCCAGCTCTGCATCAGGAGATGATGTAAAAGCAAATGTGGCCTCTACAGGAGATATGCATGCCAATGCTGCCGATGGAGATGAGTATTCTGATTCATTACCTGCAAAAGAGCAGATACATGAGCAGGTTGAGTCTGAAAAGGCTAAAGGTCTTGCTATATCTAAAAAGATTATGGATACCAAAAACTCTATCGTTAATGGTATTAATAGATTTAATAAGCTTGTTAATAGCAATAATGAGCTTGCCTCTGCCATGTCCAGGGAGCATAAGACACCTTGCCCACCTGCAAGGAGTGGTAAGAGCAATGGCAAACAAAAGAGCAAAGCCAGCAACCTAAATACAGTTGAAGACAAGAGCGCAAAATCTGTTGAGGAGATTTTAAAAGATCGTATCTGTCCTAACTGTGGCTCGACCAATATTGAGGTTATCAATAAAGACGCCTCAGAGATTTTAGACAGTCTGGCCGCCACTGGTTTTGTAGATAAGAATAATGGTGTGTATAAGATAGTAACCCCTGTGGTGAAAGCTGAATGCAAGACCTGTGGCTTTATTGATACCATATACACAGGAGCACTGCCTTTGCTACCAGGTCGCTCTATTAGCATGAATGTAATAACTCTCATGGCCCTTATGATGTCTATGGGTTTTGCTGTCAACAGCTTTAAAAAGGCCTTTGTCAAAGGTATGCAGCTTGGAAACAGTACTTTATACTCCAGCCTTATTACATTCTCATATCTGCTCATTCCGCTTGAAAAGGCTATTACACAGGAGCTGTGCAAGTGTAATACTCTGCAATTTGATGAGACCAAGTTTACCCATGTTATAAAAGGTAAAGGCGCTACCACTGAATATGTGCCTATAGCCTGCAGCTCTCTACCTGATGCTCCACTTATTCTTTTTGGTCCGTCAGGTTCACGCTCTAAAACAAAGGATTTTATACAGCAGTTCATAGGTTGTGACTCTGCATTATCCGGCATTACTACAGATGCATTTGCCACATATGGTACATTTGCTCAGGATAACAATATCAGACATCAGTCCTGTCTTGGTCATCTTATGACCAAGATAAGACGCAGTATTGAGCTTTATTACAACACTGCTACATGTAAAGCTATTGATATTGACAGTGTCTTTGAAAATATAGAAAAGAATGGCTATGACCTGCAGGATGAAAACCAGGCTATGCTGGTACTGCACATTATTTATGGCAAACTCAAACAGGTGTTTGATGTAGAAAAATGTGCCTACAATGAATATATACAGACTAAAGATCAGGGCTCTGATTATTCCTCTATAAGACAGCGCTACCGTAATACATACAGTAAAGAGCTGATGCAGGATGTGAATACACTCTTTACCAGTCTTGCCACAGTCTATGCAGTAAAGAAAAAGAAACGCTATGAAAAGGCTCAGCGTATCAGCAATGTTTCTACACCTGTGGTGTATTTTATGAACAATGCCCAGGAGTTTAATGCTTTTATCGAGCATGGCATGCTTGATACTACAAGCATGGAGGCTGAGCATTGTGCTAAATCTGTAGCAGCAGCCCGTAATGCCAAACTCTTTATTCATTCCCATGACAGTGGTGTTGCTATCAGCAGAATACTCAGTTGTGTGCATACTATAAACCGCTGTGGTATATCTGATCCAATAAAATTTCTGCAGAATGTGGCATCTTATGTCATGATTCAGGGAGTTACTAAAGCTCGTGTAGCTGCATTTAATGCCAGAGAGCTTAAATCGAACCCGAAAAGCAATAGAGATGACTACAACAAACCTGAGCTCTATGCTGATATTGAGTTGCCAGCGCATCTGATACCGTGGCTGAGCCCTGAATGTGCAGCGCGCACATTTGAGCTTAAGACAGAATAG
- the tnpB gene encoding IS66 family insertion sequence element accessory protein TnpB, with product MRFFETGEIYYCSAPVDWRMRMRSLSSYSSALLGINIRDKDCYVIFRNRHGNALRALHYRQGQMMMLEAALDEDRAKYPMVRIENGKAVFTLSREELACLFNRGVGAVTTSR from the coding sequence ATGAGATTTTTTGAAACTGGGGAAATATATTATTGCTCTGCGCCTGTAGACTGGCGTATGAGGATGAGATCTTTAAGCTCATATTCATCAGCTCTGCTTGGCATCAATATAAGGGATAAAGACTGCTATGTCATATTTCGCAACAGACATGGCAATGCCCTTAGAGCTCTGCACTACAGACAGGGGCAGATGATGATGCTTGAGGCAGCACTCGATGAGGACAGGGCCAAATATCCTATGGTCAGAATAGAAAATGGCAAAGCAGTATTCACTCTAAGCCGAGAGGAGCTGGCCTGTCTCTTTAATCGAGGTGTTGGTGCTGTTACTACCTCGAGGTAG
- a CDS encoding exoribonuclease II, protein MLLDDPALRALKQKFDSEKVKKEGIVKSTDRGFGFLETSDRESFFITPNNMRSLMHGDKISAVIETDDKGKSQAVPEKLVEPVLKRFVGRASFNQGKMYVTVDSPTIKNFIVCEDKRKNKNQKIEHGDWLICSLTSHAMEKKGFKAIVKEFITTADDPKAPWTVSLRRLDLPLYAPESDKEFTFNANELEREDLTALPFVTIDSEKTLDMDDALYIQKDGDNFILYVAIADPTAYIAEDSELDKESARRAFSIYLPGRDIPMLPRALSEDLCSLKYNEVRAAIVAKIPVTADGTIECEKTVFSLANIKSQGKLIYNYVSDYIENGDSSRFNPDPTIKAVLDNLIEFTKARDSYRSTHCATFKNRPDYDFVLTEDGALDHIEVNTRRIANQIVEESMITANIAAGTILAQTLGSGIFNIHKGFDFSYKKEIAELLEQEHVPDLTLQDLETIEGFSALRRFAMEHNNNYLDGRIRRLQEYSQISNKPGPHFALGTQFYATWTSPIRKYGDMINHRLIKSILLKSEHPKMPDEDTLSSMNMARRLNRSAERDVKDWLYVDYLYNDFKNGTAFKAEVIDIMRSGVRATLIDNGAFIFIPASTFATAKDDVEFKSAIGVITAHGNVALKLGDTIDIKIIDINKATRSIVGAPLVGLQGVVLPDPTQNGR, encoded by the coding sequence ATGTTATTAGATGATCCAGCCTTACGTGCTTTAAAACAGAAATTTGATAGTGAAAAAGTTAAAAAAGAAGGTATTGTTAAAAGCACTGACAGGGGCTTTGGCTTTTTAGAAACCTCTGACAGAGAATCATTTTTTATAACCCCTAATAACATGCGATCCTTAATGCATGGCGATAAGATCTCTGCTGTGATTGAGACTGATGACAAAGGAAAAAGTCAGGCTGTACCTGAAAAACTTGTTGAGCCTGTACTAAAGCGCTTTGTGGGCAGAGCCTCATTCAATCAGGGCAAAATGTATGTAACTGTAGATAGCCCTACCATCAAGAATTTTATTGTATGTGAAGATAAAAGAAAGAATAAGAATCAGAAGATTGAACATGGCGACTGGCTTATATGTTCTTTAACCTCTCATGCCATGGAGAAAAAAGGCTTTAAGGCTATAGTCAAAGAATTTATAACCACAGCTGATGATCCAAAAGCCCCATGGACTGTATCACTGCGCCGTCTTGATCTGCCTTTATATGCCCCAGAGTCCGACAAGGAATTTACATTCAATGCCAATGAGCTTGAAAGAGAAGATTTAACCGCATTACCTTTTGTCACCATAGACAGTGAAAAAACTCTGGATATGGATGATGCTCTGTATATTCAAAAGGATGGCGATAACTTTATTCTTTATGTTGCCATTGCCGACCCTACTGCCTATATTGCAGAGGATAGTGAGCTTGATAAGGAATCAGCCAGACGCGCCTTCTCCATTTACCTGCCAGGCAGAGATATTCCTATGCTGCCGCGTGCTTTGAGTGAGGATCTGTGCTCACTTAAATACAATGAGGTACGCGCCGCTATTGTGGCCAAGATTCCAGTTACAGCAGATGGCACCATAGAGTGTGAAAAAACTGTATTCTCTCTTGCCAATATCAAGTCCCAGGGCAAGCTTATTTATAACTACGTTTCTGACTATATAGAAAATGGTGACAGCAGCAGATTCAATCCAGATCCTACCATCAAGGCTGTTCTTGATAATCTTATTGAATTTACCAAAGCCAGAGACAGCTACAGAAGTACCCACTGTGCTACCTTTAAAAACAGACCTGATTATGACTTTGTGCTGACAGAGGATGGAGCTCTTGATCATATCGAGGTTAATACCCGTCGTATTGCCAATCAGATTGTTGAGGAGAGTATGATTACTGCCAATATTGCAGCAGGAACCATACTGGCACAAACCCTAGGCTCTGGTATCTTTAATATCCACAAGGGTTTTGATTTTTCATATAAGAAGGAGATTGCAGAGTTACTTGAGCAGGAGCATGTACCTGATCTGACACTGCAGGATCTTGAGACCATTGAGGGCTTCTCAGCTCTACGCCGTTTTGCCATGGAGCACAACAACAACTACCTAGACGGCAGAATCAGACGTCTGCAGGAGTACTCTCAGATATCCAACAAACCAGGTCCGCACTTTGCCCTTGGCACACAGTTCTATGCCACCTGGACCTCTCCTATCAGAAAATATGGAGACATGATTAACCATCGTCTCATCAAATCTATTTTATTAAAATCAGAGCATCCAAAAATGCCTGATGAGGATACTTTATCTTCAATGAATATGGCCCGTCGCCTCAACCGTTCAGCTGAGCGTGATGTTAAAGACTGGCTGTATGTTGACTATCTGTACAATGACTTTAAAAACGGTACTGCCTTTAAAGCTGAAGTTATTGATATTATGAGATCAGGTGTCAGAGCTACACTTATAGACAATGGTGCCTTTATCTTTATTCCTGCCTCAACCTTTGCCACAGCCAAGGATGATGTAGAGTTCAAGAGTGCCATAGGCGTCATTACAGCTCATGGCAATGTAGCTTTAAAACTAGGCGATACTATTGATATTAAAATCATTGATATCAACAAGGCTACACGCTCTATAGTAGGTGCACCTTTAGTAGGTCTGCAGGGTGTTGTTCTTCCGGATCCTACACAAAATGGCCGATAA